Proteins found in one Mustela lutreola isolate mMusLut2 chromosome 10, mMusLut2.pri, whole genome shotgun sequence genomic segment:
- the CIMAP3 gene encoding protein pitchfork isoform X3, with protein MCFGKAETLVSYPFGTRQQRKLFPHYHPQNLLGNKFLPLRGAPHRGPGCYIAEDVYGLAYNLSKIPTSKKGYTFGARTAERFKVINKDTMLYPGMYQAANPQEQIHKQNFAPFNALLPRFKTYSKDNSYPGPGTYNPEMKPPPKITWPMKFGSPDWAQVPCLQKRTLKAELSTDKDFRKHRNRVAYLSLFYN; from the exons ATGTGTTTCGGCAAAGCGG AGACGCTGGTTAGCTACCCCTTTGGTACACGTCAACAGAGGAAGCTCTTTCCTCACTACCACCCCCAAAACTTGTTGGGGAACAAGTTTCTCCCTCTTCGAGGAGCGCCCCACAGAGGGCCTGGGTGTTACATAGCAGAAGAT GTATATGGATTGGCATACAACCTCTCTAAGATCCCGACCAGTAAAAAAGGATATACTTTTGGTGCCAGAACAGCTGAGAGGTTTAAGGTGATCAACAAG GACACGATGCTTTACCCAGGCATGTACCAGGCTGCAAATCCTCAGGagcaaatacacaaacaaaatttTGCTCCATTCAATGCCTTGTTGCCTCGATTTAAGACATACTCAAAGGACAATTCTTATCCTGG ccCTGGCACATACAACCCGGAGATGAAGCCACCCCCCAAAATCACTTGGCCAATGAAATTTGGATCTCCAGACTGGGCTCAGGTTCCATGTCTACAGAAAAGAACCCTAAAAGCTGAG TTGTCCACTGACAAGGACTTCAGAAAGCACCGGAACCGTGTGGCCTACCTAAGCCTGTTTTACAATTGA
- the LOC131809976 gene encoding pepsin B, translating to MKILVLVLICLHLSEGVERIILKKGKSIRQVMKERGVLDTFLKNHPKVDPGAKYLYNNDAVAYEPFTNYLDNYYFGEISIGTPPQNFLILFDTGSSNLWVPSTYCQSRACSNHNKFNPSSSSTYRSTEQTYTLAYGFGSLTVLLGYDTVAVQNIVINNQLFGLSESEPNYPFYYSYFDGILGMAYSDLAAGNSPTVLQNMMQQGQLTQPIFSFYFSRQPTYEYGGELILGGSNSQFYSGEIIWTPVTRELYWQIAIDEFLIGNQATGLCSQGCQGIVDTGTFPLTVPQQYLESFVKATGAQQDQNGAFVVNCNSIQSLPTITFVISGTPLPLPPSTYVLNNNGYCTLGIEVTYLPSSTGQPLWILGDVFLREYYTVFDLAVNRVGFALSK from the exons ATGAAGATCCTGGTCTTGGTCTTGATTTGTCTACACCTCTCAGAGGGTGTGGAAAG AATCATTCTGAAGAAAGGCAAGTCCATCCGCCAGGTGATGAAAGAGCGGGGTGTACTAGACACATTCCTGAAGAACCACCCAAAGGTCGACCCAGGTGCCAAGTATCTTTACAATAATGATGCTGTTGCTTATGAGCCCTTCACCAATTACCTGGAT AACTACTACTTTGGAGAGATCAGCATTGGGACACCACCACAAAATTTCCTGATCCTCTTTGACACAGGCTCCTCCAACCTGTGGGTGCCCTCTACCTACTGCCAGAGTCGGGCCTGCT CTAATCATAACAAGTTCAACCCCAGCAGTTCCTCTACCTACAGAAGCACAGAGCAAACCTATACCCTGGCCTATGGTTTTGGCAGCCTGACTGTGCTCCTGGGATATGACACTGTGGCT GTTCAGAACATCGTCATCAACAACCAGCTCTTTGGCTTGAGTGAGAGTGAGCCCAACTACCCCTTCTACTATTCATACTTTGATGGTATCTTGGGAATGGCCTACTCTGACCTGGCTGCAGGCAATAGCCCAACAGTTCTTCAGAACATGATGCAGCAGGGCCAGCTCACCCAGCCCATCTTCAGCTTCTACTTCTCTCG CCAACCAACCTATGAGTATGGTGGGGAACTCATCCTGGGAGGTTCAAACTCCCAATTTTATTCTGGTGAGATCATCTGGACTCCCGTCACCCGAGAATTGTACTGGCAGATTGCTATCGATGA GTTTCTCATCGGTAACCAGGCCACTGGCTTGTGCTCCCAGGGCTGCCAGGGGATCGTGGATACAGGAACCTTCCCACTGACTGTACCCCAGCAGTACTTAGAATCCTTTGTGAAGGCAACAGGAGCCCAGCAAGATCAGAATGGTGCT ttTGTGGTCAACTGCAACTCCATACAGAGCTTGCCCACCATCACCTTCGTCATCAGTGGGACCCCATTACCTCTGCCTCCTTCTACTTATGTCCTCAAC AACAATGGCTACTGCACCCTTGGGATTGAAGTCACTTACCTGCCCTCCTCCACTGGGCAGCCCCTGTGGATTCTGGGAGATGTCTTCCTTAGGGAATATTATACTGTCTTCGACTTGGCTGTCAACAGGGTGGGTTTTGCCCTTTCTAAGTAG
- the CIMAP3 gene encoding protein pitchfork isoform X1, giving the protein MEPLLNEGNSLVQRSSNGDIGYKASWRSSKSKPSDPFEYMNDKILPWITHPDLWKLVEETLVSYPFGTRQQRKLFPHYHPQNLLGNKFLPLRGAPHRGPGCYIAEDVYGLAYNLSKIPTSKKGYTFGARTAERFKVINKDTMLYPGMYQAANPQEQIHKQNFAPFNALLPRFKTYSKDNSYPGPGTYNPEMKPPPKITWPMKFGSPDWAQVPCLQKRTLKAELSTDKDFRKHRNRVAYLSLFYN; this is encoded by the exons ATGGAGCCATTGTTAAATGAGGGAAACAGCTTGGTTCAAAGGTCCTCCAATGGGGACATTGGGTACAAAGCTTCTTGGAGATCTTCAAAGTCCAAGCCATCTGATCCATTTGAGTACATGAATGACAAAATCCTGCCATGGATCACCCATCCAGATCTTTGGAAGCTTGTTGAAG AGACGCTGGTTAGCTACCCCTTTGGTACACGTCAACAGAGGAAGCTCTTTCCTCACTACCACCCCCAAAACTTGTTGGGGAACAAGTTTCTCCCTCTTCGAGGAGCGCCCCACAGAGGGCCTGGGTGTTACATAGCAGAAGAT GTATATGGATTGGCATACAACCTCTCTAAGATCCCGACCAGTAAAAAAGGATATACTTTTGGTGCCAGAACAGCTGAGAGGTTTAAGGTGATCAACAAG GACACGATGCTTTACCCAGGCATGTACCAGGCTGCAAATCCTCAGGagcaaatacacaaacaaaatttTGCTCCATTCAATGCCTTGTTGCCTCGATTTAAGACATACTCAAAGGACAATTCTTATCCTGG ccCTGGCACATACAACCCGGAGATGAAGCCACCCCCCAAAATCACTTGGCCAATGAAATTTGGATCTCCAGACTGGGCTCAGGTTCCATGTCTACAGAAAAGAACCCTAAAAGCTGAG TTGTCCACTGACAAGGACTTCAGAAAGCACCGGAACCGTGTGGCCTACCTAAGCCTGTTTTACAATTGA
- the CIMAP3 gene encoding protein pitchfork isoform X2 → MEPLLNEGNSLVQRSSNGDIGYKASWRSSKSKPSDPFEYMNDKILPWITHPDLWKLVEETLVSYPFGTRQQRKLFPHYHPQNLLGNKFLPLRGAPHRGPGCYIAEDDTMLYPGMYQAANPQEQIHKQNFAPFNALLPRFKTYSKDNSYPGPGTYNPEMKPPPKITWPMKFGSPDWAQVPCLQKRTLKAELSTDKDFRKHRNRVAYLSLFYN, encoded by the exons ATGGAGCCATTGTTAAATGAGGGAAACAGCTTGGTTCAAAGGTCCTCCAATGGGGACATTGGGTACAAAGCTTCTTGGAGATCTTCAAAGTCCAAGCCATCTGATCCATTTGAGTACATGAATGACAAAATCCTGCCATGGATCACCCATCCAGATCTTTGGAAGCTTGTTGAAG AGACGCTGGTTAGCTACCCCTTTGGTACACGTCAACAGAGGAAGCTCTTTCCTCACTACCACCCCCAAAACTTGTTGGGGAACAAGTTTCTCCCTCTTCGAGGAGCGCCCCACAGAGGGCCTGGGTGTTACATAGCAGAAGAT GACACGATGCTTTACCCAGGCATGTACCAGGCTGCAAATCCTCAGGagcaaatacacaaacaaaatttTGCTCCATTCAATGCCTTGTTGCCTCGATTTAAGACATACTCAAAGGACAATTCTTATCCTGG ccCTGGCACATACAACCCGGAGATGAAGCCACCCCCCAAAATCACTTGGCCAATGAAATTTGGATCTCCAGACTGGGCTCAGGTTCCATGTCTACAGAAAAGAACCCTAAAAGCTGAG TTGTCCACTGACAAGGACTTCAGAAAGCACCGGAACCGTGTGGCCTACCTAAGCCTGTTTTACAATTGA